Proteins encoded together in one Eriocheir sinensis breed Jianghai 21 unplaced genomic scaffold, ASM2467909v1 Scaffold230, whole genome shotgun sequence window:
- the LOC126991036 gene encoding very low-density lipoprotein receptor-like isoform X1, with the protein MPPLRSLVVVLLLAAFLAHSLPQDGPSRNLDFTFADKTRVLASRVSGRDLTRPRRQSSSSRLVDYQGGSGKLEYKDERDMDEPGTDSAGPAFDISERSCPGDNTYTCVSGDTICRVNICDGNRDCPDGDDEQDCECSADKFLCDKTKCIPNTWLCDGDEDCEDKTDEQDCSATCASPKNFTCSDGTCAARCDGNYECLDNADEENCPSTTTTTTPTPPITTTTPAFKCSNDEFLCDNTKCIPKDWLCDGDEDCEDKTDEHDCSGCGAGQWQCRDGGCISEKDRCDGCVHCRDGSDEEGCRPKRCRHWEFRCRDGSCINKRLRCNGRRDCRDGSDEWQCRPHWPWHHGRNRFTEADPNLREEALL; encoded by the exons ATGCCGCCGCTGCGCTCCCTGGTGGTGGTCCTGCTGCTCGCCGCCTTCCTCGCCCACTCTCTGCCTCAG GATGGCCCGAGCCGAAACTTAGACTTTACTTTTGCGGACAAGACGAGGGTGCTGGCCAGCAGGGTGTCAGGCCGTGACCTGACGCGACCTCGGCGACAATCTTCGTCAAGCAGGCTCGTGGACTACCAAGGAGGCTCAGGAAAGCTGGAGTACAAGGACGAGAGAGACATGGACGAGCCTGGGACTGACTCGG CTGGACCCGCATTTGATATAAGTGAAAGGAGTTGTCCCGGGGACAACACATACACGTGTGTGAGCGGCGATACAATTTGTAGAGTGAATATTTGCGACGGCAATAGGGACTGTCCGGATGGGGACGACGAGCAGGACTGTG agtgcagCGCCGACAAGTTCCTTTGTGATAAGACCAAATGCATACCTAATACTTGGCTCTGTGATGGCGACGAGGACTGTGAGGACAAGACAGACGAACAGGACTGTTCAG CTACGTGTGCATCGCCGAAGAATTTCACCTGTAGTGACGGCACGTGTGCTGCAAGATGTGACGGCAACTATGAGTGTCTCGACAACGCTGATGAAGAAAACTGTccttctaccactaccaccaccacccccaccccccccatcaccaccactactcctgCTTTTA agtgcagTAACGACGAGTTCCTTTGTGATAACACCAAATGCATCCCGAAAGACTGGCTCTGTGATGGCGACGAGGATTGTGAGGACAAGACAGACGAACATGACTGTTCAG GGTGTGGTGCGGGCCAGTGGCAGTGTAGAGACGGTGGCTGCATCAGTGAAAAGGACCGCTGCGATGGCTGCGTTCACTGCAGGGACGGCtcggatgaggaaggctgtcgaCCTA AGCGCTGCCGCCACTGGGAGTTCAGGTGCCGGGATGGTTCGTGTATCAACAAACGATTACGCTGCAACGGCCGCCGAGACTGCCGCGATGGCTCCGACGAGTGGCAATGCAGACCACATTGGCCATGGCACcatg gGCGGAACAGATTTACGGAGGCCGATCCTAACCTAAGGGAGGAGGCACTGCTGTAA
- the LOC126991036 gene encoding low-density lipoprotein receptor-like isoform X2 translates to MPPLRSLVVVLLLAAFLAHSLPQDGPSRNLDFTFADKTRVLASRVSGRDLTRPRRQSSSSRLVDYQGGSGKLEYKDERDMDEPGTDSAGPAFDISERSCPGDNTYTCVSGDTICRVNICDGNRDCPDGDDEQDCATCASPKNFTCSDGTCAARCDGNYECLDNADEENCPSTTTTTTPTPPITTTTPAFKCSNDEFLCDNTKCIPKDWLCDGDEDCEDKTDEHDCSGCGAGQWQCRDGGCISEKDRCDGCVHCRDGSDEEGCRPKRCRHWEFRCRDGSCINKRLRCNGRRDCRDGSDEWQCRPHWPWHHGRNRFTEADPNLREEALL, encoded by the exons ATGCCGCCGCTGCGCTCCCTGGTGGTGGTCCTGCTGCTCGCCGCCTTCCTCGCCCACTCTCTGCCTCAG GATGGCCCGAGCCGAAACTTAGACTTTACTTTTGCGGACAAGACGAGGGTGCTGGCCAGCAGGGTGTCAGGCCGTGACCTGACGCGACCTCGGCGACAATCTTCGTCAAGCAGGCTCGTGGACTACCAAGGAGGCTCAGGAAAGCTGGAGTACAAGGACGAGAGAGACATGGACGAGCCTGGGACTGACTCGG CTGGACCCGCATTTGATATAAGTGAAAGGAGTTGTCCCGGGGACAACACATACACGTGTGTGAGCGGCGATACAATTTGTAGAGTGAATATTTGCGACGGCAATAGGGACTGTCCGGATGGGGACGACGAGCAGGACTGTG CTACGTGTGCATCGCCGAAGAATTTCACCTGTAGTGACGGCACGTGTGCTGCAAGATGTGACGGCAACTATGAGTGTCTCGACAACGCTGATGAAGAAAACTGTccttctaccactaccaccaccacccccaccccccccatcaccaccactactcctgCTTTTA agtgcagTAACGACGAGTTCCTTTGTGATAACACCAAATGCATCCCGAAAGACTGGCTCTGTGATGGCGACGAGGATTGTGAGGACAAGACAGACGAACATGACTGTTCAG GGTGTGGTGCGGGCCAGTGGCAGTGTAGAGACGGTGGCTGCATCAGTGAAAAGGACCGCTGCGATGGCTGCGTTCACTGCAGGGACGGCtcggatgaggaaggctgtcgaCCTA AGCGCTGCCGCCACTGGGAGTTCAGGTGCCGGGATGGTTCGTGTATCAACAAACGATTACGCTGCAACGGCCGCCGAGACTGCCGCGATGGCTCCGACGAGTGGCAATGCAGACCACATTGGCCATGGCACcatg gGCGGAACAGATTTACGGAGGCCGATCCTAACCTAAGGGAGGAGGCACTGCTGTAA
- the LOC126991036 gene encoding very low-density lipoprotein receptor-like isoform X3 produces MPPLRSLVVVLLLAAFLAHSLPQDGPSRNLDFTFADKTRVLASRVSGRDLTRPRRQSSSSRLVDYQGGSGKLEYKDERDMDEPGTDSECSADKFLCDKTKCIPNTWLCDGDEDCEDKTDEQDCSATCASPKNFTCSDGTCAARCDGNYECLDNADEENCPSTTTTTTPTPPITTTTPAFKCSNDEFLCDNTKCIPKDWLCDGDEDCEDKTDEHDCSGCGAGQWQCRDGGCISEKDRCDGCVHCRDGSDEEGCRPKRCRHWEFRCRDGSCINKRLRCNGRRDCRDGSDEWQCRPHWPWHHGRNRFTEADPNLREEALL; encoded by the exons ATGCCGCCGCTGCGCTCCCTGGTGGTGGTCCTGCTGCTCGCCGCCTTCCTCGCCCACTCTCTGCCTCAG GATGGCCCGAGCCGAAACTTAGACTTTACTTTTGCGGACAAGACGAGGGTGCTGGCCAGCAGGGTGTCAGGCCGTGACCTGACGCGACCTCGGCGACAATCTTCGTCAAGCAGGCTCGTGGACTACCAAGGAGGCTCAGGAAAGCTGGAGTACAAGGACGAGAGAGACATGGACGAGCCTGGGACTGACTCGG agtgcagCGCCGACAAGTTCCTTTGTGATAAGACCAAATGCATACCTAATACTTGGCTCTGTGATGGCGACGAGGACTGTGAGGACAAGACAGACGAACAGGACTGTTCAG CTACGTGTGCATCGCCGAAGAATTTCACCTGTAGTGACGGCACGTGTGCTGCAAGATGTGACGGCAACTATGAGTGTCTCGACAACGCTGATGAAGAAAACTGTccttctaccactaccaccaccacccccaccccccccatcaccaccactactcctgCTTTTA agtgcagTAACGACGAGTTCCTTTGTGATAACACCAAATGCATCCCGAAAGACTGGCTCTGTGATGGCGACGAGGATTGTGAGGACAAGACAGACGAACATGACTGTTCAG GGTGTGGTGCGGGCCAGTGGCAGTGTAGAGACGGTGGCTGCATCAGTGAAAAGGACCGCTGCGATGGCTGCGTTCACTGCAGGGACGGCtcggatgaggaaggctgtcgaCCTA AGCGCTGCCGCCACTGGGAGTTCAGGTGCCGGGATGGTTCGTGTATCAACAAACGATTACGCTGCAACGGCCGCCGAGACTGCCGCGATGGCTCCGACGAGTGGCAATGCAGACCACATTGGCCATGGCACcatg gGCGGAACAGATTTACGGAGGCCGATCCTAACCTAAGGGAGGAGGCACTGCTGTAA